A single region of the Mesotoga sp. Brook.08.105.5.1 genome encodes:
- the truA gene encoding tRNA pseudouridine(38-40) synthase TruA, translated as MKRFAAVVSYDGTDFFGFQNQPDMRTVQGIFEEALERIHKFRVSSQGAGRTDTGVHGYGQVIAFDSNLDRLDAPTMKAALNANLPADVYVRKVYEVAENFSPRFAAKKRIYHYYILNSSEPDIFRRRFVWWFPYTLDIESMRRAGSRLLGEHNFTAFRTGRDDRNPIRTVSAIRIVRTSPRLILIRVEGVSFLKRMVRNIVGTLVKVGTGSTSEEAVSEFLSSQDRSTLPGTAPPQGLVFYKAVFDEFET; from the coding sequence GTGAAGAGATTCGCTGCAGTAGTGTCGTATGACGGGACCGATTTCTTCGGTTTTCAGAATCAGCCGGATATGCGAACTGTACAGGGCATCTTCGAAGAAGCTCTGGAAAGAATTCACAAGTTCAGAGTCTCGAGTCAGGGAGCCGGTCGAACAGACACGGGAGTTCACGGCTATGGTCAGGTAATCGCTTTTGATTCGAACCTCGATAGATTGGATGCTCCAACAATGAAAGCTGCGCTCAACGCGAATCTTCCGGCGGACGTGTATGTTAGAAAAGTGTATGAAGTAGCGGAGAATTTCAGCCCAAGATTTGCTGCGAAGAAGAGGATCTATCACTATTACATTCTCAATTCAAGCGAACCGGACATCTTCAGAAGAAGGTTTGTCTGGTGGTTCCCGTATACTCTGGATATTGAATCGATGCGGAGAGCAGGGAGTCGACTTCTTGGAGAACACAACTTTACTGCTTTCAGGACTGGCCGGGATGACAGAAATCCAATAAGGACCGTTTCAGCCATTAGAATTGTCAGGACGAGCCCTCGTCTTATACTCATTAGGGTCGAGGGAGTCTCCTTTCTCAAGAGAATGGTAAGGAATATCGTCGGTACGCTTGTGAAAGTTGGCACCGGGAGCACTTCTGAAGAAGCCGTCTCTGAATTCCTTTCTTCACAGGATAGATCAACGCTTCCAGGAACTGCCCCTCCTCAGGGACTTGTATTCTACAAAGCGGTGTTTGATGAGTTTGAAACGTAG
- a CDS encoding TlyA family RNA methyltransferase: MSLKRRLDELLFGLGLSESRTKAAELIRSGKVTVDGMIVLKPGYKVDSDREIVASNSFMPVGRGYYKLKKAIDEFRIKPEGRRVLDVGASTGGFAQLLLENGAASVICVDVGKDQISNKLKEDSRILSVESTDIRDFSIEQFGGEVDLLTADLSFISTAGLAELFRMFLKDNGEAVVLIKPQFEVGPGVVKKGLVRSRMAHREVIEVFVKAFVSSGMFPVGITFSPIKGKRGNIEYLLYSVAGETFVELDYDYLIEKAFAFFDRDSNQLV, translated from the coding sequence ATGAGTTTGAAACGTAGACTTGATGAACTATTGTTTGGGCTTGGGCTGTCTGAGAGTAGAACGAAAGCAGCAGAACTGATCAGGAGCGGAAAAGTTACTGTAGATGGTATGATTGTTCTTAAGCCGGGTTACAAGGTGGATTCTGACAGAGAAATAGTCGCCTCGAACTCCTTTATGCCGGTAGGGCGAGGGTATTACAAACTGAAGAAAGCTATCGATGAGTTCAGAATAAAACCTGAAGGTAGGAGAGTACTTGATGTTGGTGCATCAACCGGTGGCTTTGCACAACTTCTGCTGGAAAATGGTGCAGCCAGTGTGATTTGTGTAGATGTTGGGAAAGACCAGATCAGTAACAAACTTAAAGAGGACAGCAGAATCTTGTCAGTTGAGTCAACTGACATAAGAGATTTCTCTATTGAGCAGTTTGGGGGCGAAGTTGATCTATTGACCGCGGACTTATCATTCATCTCTACAGCAGGTTTGGCAGAGCTCTTTAGGATGTTTCTGAAAGACAACGGAGAAGCGGTGGTCCTAATAAAGCCACAATTTGAAGTTGGTCCGGGTGTTGTTAAGAAGGGATTGGTGCGCTCACGTATGGCTCATCGCGAAGTTATAGAAGTATTTGTAAAGGCTTTTGTTAGTAGTGGCATGTTTCCCGTAGGAATAACGTTTTCTCCAATCAAAGGCAAAAGAGGTAACATCGAGTATCTTCTCTATTCGGTTGCTGGGGAGACATTTGTTGAGTTAGACTATGACTATTTGATTGAGAAGGCTTTCGCGTTTTTCGATCGGGATAGCAACCAATTGGTTTGA